TAGAACCTTAGAACACAAAATGCtctctgctagatcagaccaaaggaccATCAGATCCAACATCCTACTTTTtgcagtgaccaaccagatgtcTTTGGGAAGCTGGTATTAGTGGCTCTTTGTTGCTCCCCAGCTACTGGTACTCAGTGGCAGGAACAGGAAGGCCATACAGTAATCATGACAAGTAGCCACCAGCAGACTCGACCAccacaaatgtgtccaattcccttgcAAAACCATCCAAACTTGTGTCCATCACCAAGTGTAGTAGCAATTTTCCACAAATTAGTTCTGCATTGCACTGAAGCACTTTCTTTGGACTTGAGGTTCCAGAAAATTCTTCATCCAGGGGCCCTGCCCCAATTCCTCTGCATCAGCATTACCATGCTAGAGGCCTTCATAAAGATGAAGTGAGAGTCAGTACTTCTCTTCCACTCAGTTGCTGAAGGCTACAGATTAAAACCCCTAACCACATATGTGGGTCACTTTTTTTCCTACCAAGGGAGTTCAGGCCCAGCGTTTGTGATGTGAAAGACAAGCTCCTTCTGAGAAAAAAGATTTTCAAAGAGTTAAAGCACTCCATGGATAGTTCAACTGGGTGCGTCAGAGTCAGTGTTTCCGTGGTGTCAGTCTTGGCCTATGTCCAAAAAAGCATGCCATtctggttttctttttccccttttcttttcatAAGACAAACTCTCAAACAAAAGGCATTATCTTTCTGTCATGCACTGGCTACAATTGCACCTTTCACCAGTTGCTAGCTGCTGGCAGACCTTAAGACCAGTTGTCAGTGTTTTGCTCCAATCTTCTGTACTCTGCTGTGAGGGgaaaacacatgtgcacacacaaagaAACATTCAGCCACCAACGTCTTAGGCAAAGCCACTTCTTTTGCTTTAAGGTACTGCTTCTGTATCTCCTGGTATCTCTCCAGCAGTCCAAGGTCTTGGGAAGTCTGTCATTTCAGCAGGagctttaaaaattaaatttaaaaaatctcttaCTTACATACGAACAGAAGGAGAACTGCTTGATACCGATATTCATTTAGTGGGACAGAATCAAAATATGTACCCTGGGAAAGAGACTACAAAACGTCATTCTGCATGGGGACAGACACCAGGTTCGTTGCCCTTCTCTGAAGCTTTATCTCCACACCTATGTTGCGGATTCTTATGTACACAGAAAGATAGGTACAGGTAAATTCTATTCTAATTTCTATACAAGCTAAGGAGACAGAAATGTAGGACATTTAATAGTTTGTCTATAGGAGGTGGTCCAAAACCCCTGCATTTTCAATTCAGAGGAAGGAAAGCATGTACGTCACTTTGATTTCAGAATATTGTTACCTTTCATGGATTTTTACCAAATCTCACTGGATGGGGGTTTCAGCTATGGTGAACATCAATCTCTGAATATTCCTAATGTGAAAAAATACTGATAGACAAGCAGTTTCTCCCAAATCTGGGTTTTTAGAAGATTTCATCAAAATTTACATTAGGGGGTTTTCACACTGCTGTAGTGAAATCTACATATTTACAGACTTCCTTAAACGGGAAGACTTCCCTTCAAAAATCCCAAATATCCTTTCAACTGCCTGAAATCAGTTTCACTCAGAGGGGAAAATAGTTCAGTTATGGAACACACAGAAGTTGATAACAAATTTATCAACTTCTGTATGTTTTGGAGCTGAATTGTCACATTCCAGCATCTGTTTTTGAGGCACTTTCTGGAAAAAGGCACTTTGGTACATTGCATCTTAGGGCTAGCTAAAATGTGAATCCAGGCTCGTATATGGATATCTTTCAAAATTGTTCTCCTTTACGAAGAATAAACCTGAAACAGTGGATTACTACTCCTGATACATACTGATATTTCTAAACTAACAAGTTTCATTTATGATTGTACTTTTGACCAGTAATTATCCTATAAATTACAGTAATAATACTGATAGTTGAGCATTAAGGGTCTATTATGCTAAAAACACTGTGATGACACGTTTGAGACACAATTGAGGGGTTACATGAAAATGCACAAGGAGAACAACCAACCTATGTGGAAGGAGAATTTATGAAAGTGAAGCAAGCTCATTATCACTATCTACAAAAAAATGGCTCATGATTCACTGTCTTTGCGGCTGTTAGCAAGCATTGAAGTGCATGGATTAACATGTCTTAGAAGGCCTCCTTGATTAATAGAATGTCTTGTGAATGTGGGTCTAATTCTGCATTTTTTGGAATCAATGCTTATTTTGTGGTTTTCTCCCTGTTTTGAATATGCCTTGCCATGGCCAATTTTGTTGATATGGCTAACAGCAAAAGCAGAAACATTACTTTTTTCTAAAAACCAAGACACTACCATCTCTTAAACCAGAGATTCATTTTTGTACCCAACAGCTGTCCTTTCCCCACAAGTAAACTGAAAGGAGCTCTATAAACACCATCAATCTGTCAGCACGAATGCTGGGAGAGACTCATATGGATGTTGTTTGCTAAAGTGACATTCTTGATCAAAGAACTCCTTGCCCCTTTTAGAAGTCTGAAAGTTCAAGGCTGACAAAAAGCAGAAGCATGGCTGGGAATGATGCATATTTGGCTTCCTCCCTTGGACACTGCTATGAAGTCAGTCATGGGATTATTGAAACAACTATCTGGATATTTGCTCTGGTTATAAATTTTTATGTATTACAATAAAATCCTTAAGGTCCAGTGAACACTCTCAATTATATGCTACGGATGTCCTGCATGGATAGCAAAGTGGTCCTACACTAACTTTTATGTTTATAAAAGGATGCCTGAAAACATTTCTAGCCAGCAACAATTTTCATGCTCCAGAAATAGTGAACAGGAGCCCTATTGGTCAAATTATGTATATTCTGTGTGCACCTCTCTCAGATCAAGTGATCTTGACTTGGTTCTTAATGGAGAATCACTTGTATGGTACCTATGGACTCTTCTTTCCAGTTACTACTCTCTTGCGCATTACTTTCTATCTCTGGTCATCCATCATGTGAGGAAGAGCATGCATAATATATTTATAGTTACATTTAAAGGTGTGTTTTAACTGTGTGACTAGGGTCAATTCAGACATTCCACCCCTCAACGTGATGATGTGGGTCCGGAAGAGTGTAACTGATGTGCCCAGCACTGGCGCTCCTTGTTCTCtcggtgccataaatgtgcttgcactccagtgccagcgctggaagAGGacaagattgcacccttattcttcAAATACAGTGCAGAGCAACTCTATAGGCAATTGGaaaagggcccccccccttgATATGCAAGTCTTCTAGCTGGAAGAGAGCGGCTAAGAAGCACCACAGGGGATCATGTCTATTCTGCATATGAGAAGCGACTTGAgttgcctagaccaggggtgtcaaacataaggcccaggaaccagatgtggcccacagaagctttttatccagcccttgggctctcagttgctgagcagtgctgaggtggcactgccgaaagggcagctcacatgaaaactgggctctcccaggtcttgaaatatgatcaagatttgtgtgttttctgtcatttgcagctaatgagttcctaagtgagaaaaagtgcttatttttggttatgatctgtttgattatgtcacttcctggcgaatgacatcacttttgacccttagcaggcatcattaatactatttggcccttggtatgaaataagtttgacacccctggcctagactaaATATGGCTACCTTGGAAACATCAGGCTAACCATCTTGGCAGACTGGAGTTAAAACAGATGTTCTGTTTACTTACCAGTATATTTTTGTTGCAGAGACCACCTCCTTTTATACCACCACCAGATGCCGAGAAGAATGGCAAGAGGTAGTACTACAATGCTCACTGCAACAGCTTGTGGCACAGCAGCTTGGGTTTCCGGTTGGGCAGAAGGAGAGCTGCTTGGTAGATTGTTTCCAACAACTGAATCTGGATCAATTAAGGGGAGCAGGGGAAACAAACAGATCTCGTCATGTTGTGGCTCCATCAGAATTAGTTTGTAGACACACAACTGCACAGCTGAATGTCTGTATGCTTTCATCACACTTGTGACCAAAGTCACTACAAGCACCCAAAATAAATTCAGGATTGTTTATTAACAAAATGAACCATCATTGTCTCGTTGCATGAACTACAGGTACGAGAGTGGAAACAGCCGTCGCCACTGCAATAGTTAAGCATGTCTAAGAAGTTGCATGCACTCAGCAGAGCTTCTGACTTTCTGCCCCTGAACAGCAGCTTCCCATAAGGGCAGCCAGATTGCAGAAGCCGCCTTTGGAACTCTTCCCAGTTGCTGTGCTGCAGGGCTGAGGAGGCGGCACCATTTCCTTTGTGCTTTTGGAAAAAGCCTAAACACCTTACAGGCTGATACAGTCAGACGCCGATGGCCAGGGAACAGCTCTCCAAGTCGTACCTTCAAACACTGCTTTTCTGACTACTACCTCCTGTACAGTCACTTTCTTCTCTTGAAGGCCTGAGTCATGGGGAGCAGCTAACTCTGGTGTTTGGAAAGGCTTTAacctgcagggggtggggtgcaGGAATTGGGGGATTTTCCCATTACAAACTTGTTCTCTGTTCTAGTATATGGATGAAGGAAACCAACTGTAGCTACCTCTCACCCATCATGTTGGGGACCGGTTTCTCCCCATTCCCAGTCCTTCTTGTACTATAGCATCCAATTCCAACATTTTTGTTGAAGTGGAAAATTACTGGTATGATTGTTGCTGGATGGGCTTGGGGAATGTAGAGAAAGCAAGTTTCCTTGGCAACTGTAGCCCTGTTCAGATCATCATGCAGGCAATGAAAAgttcacacagtgtcagaggaagTGGGAACATGCAAGACGTTCTGTCTCTGTGCCATGGGTTCtcagtctcccctcccccctcatcTCCCATCTCCACAGAGAAATGTGCCCAGCAGTTGAGCTCATGATCACTCTCCAGCTACAATATTTGTCTATGCAGACAAATGTGGTACATGTGAGGGGACAGGGGCACAGTGCTGGAGGCAGCATGCTTTCACACTGCTGGAGGCAGCATGCTCTCCCTCCTCTAGAGGGGATGGGTGGGAATGAGGCAGGCATGTAGGAAGGCTACCCCCCGTTAAGATGGTAAATAGAAGTGCAACCAAGTTAGAGTGGTCTAAAACACAGAGTCCTGAGGAAAAGATACGAAGCTTGAAAAGGGGAGAACTGAGCAGAAAGAGAGGCTATGGCAAAGTTTTACACAGGTGCAAGAGGAACTGTGTGCTATGAGCAAGAAGCCCAAGAGAGGCAAGGGAGTTTTGAGGATCAGAGACTGTGATCCAGATAACTAGGGAAGCAAATGATTGCCTGGTGTAGCCCCTGGAAggttctagaacagcaatttccAATATTTTCATCTCACGGtgcaccgacaaggcactaaaatgatcaaggcacactatcacttttttgacaattaacaaggcacacagTGTTGTCAGTGgcaggctcacattccccaatggccctactaataaatgactctctcccaagctgctggggcacacctgcagaccattcacggcacactaatacgccacgacacagtggttgaaaatcattgctctggAAACGTAAATGTTTCATAGGAAAGGGAACTAAGTCAAGGCACTGCATGACTGGGACTTGGCAGTCTTGGCAGACCTGGCAGTGAGACTCAAGAGGCAGGTCAACACACGCTGAACTTCACAGGCTAATTTGAACTAACCAACCCTGCAACTGCTTCTTGATATTAGATTTAATGATGAAAATTCCCACCTCTGTTTCAAGCAAGATTACAACATTTCATTGATATTGCAActgatttaaaaaataaccccAAAATATTATGTGGTTAAGGCTGGTAGCTAGGATCAATTTTTTTTCATGAGTACTGTTATATTTTTAGCCCCATCTTCCAGGAAGGCATTCAGGAGCAGCACTTCTAGTTCACCCCATCTTTTCCTCCTCACAACAGCCCCATAAGATAGGCTAGGCTCTAGAAAGGATTAGCTCCAGGCGCCCAAAGTGAAATTTATGCCTGACAAGGGACTTGAATATGATTCTCCTACTTCAAGTCCAACTTGCTAAACATGACACTGCCGTTGCTCTCCAGCACATTTGTCCTTCATTACAAACATCTCACTGCATATGGATAAGAGTAGATAAGCGAGCATATGAACATTCACTTACTGGCCGAAAATCCACTTACTAGTTAGGTTTTCGTGCAGTCGCTCATTTTCAATGACACATCCTACTTTGCCACCAGACGAAGCACCCTTAATCGTGAGTGTACTGGAGACACTGAAAGTTCCACTGGGTTCCGGAGTCAGCTCCGTCGACCCAGCTTTCAAGAGGCTGTTGTCTGTTTGATTTATCCAATACACATTTGGCTTTGGGTATCCGTGGCTAGAATTGCAAGTAAACGTCACTTCTGCCCCAGACTCCACAGGACCTGTTAGGACTGGTTTGCTGTAAtttgctgggaaaaaaagaagtaaagATCCTGTAATTTTATACGTTTCACACAGACTGAGCTGCCACTTGGGTAGGGCTGGGGGTATAACAACCACAGGGTATAACAACATAGGGCTGGAGGGAAAATACATTTGGCTGAGGAATTCCAAAACTTCTAGAGAAAACCATTCCTGCATCTTTCCTCCAGTGTCTTGCACTGCCCTCTTACTATCTCATCACACGTGGTGGGACCTGCAATTTGTTGGCACTGGGGCCTCTTGTGTTACTAGTTTGCTGCCTTGCTGCAGAACTAGTAATGCAAGAAGCCACTAGACTGCCAGGTATTTGGCCCATCTGATCCGAGTTCACCATTCAGCACAGTTCAATGGTCTGCAATAGTTTGCCACAAAATGTTCCAGAGGGTCAGCAGGGAATCAGCTCAGTGTCATTCTGAGTACTGGGTAGCTTGCATGGATATCCTCTCTCCACCGAAGCAGCACAGTCTTAACCCACAAATGCAGCAAGGGGATATGGTACCAATTCGAGAACTAAACAGTGTGTCTTTTAGCACTGCCCTAATTTATTACATTATGGGTTTGTGGGAGATCAGCATAGCATGGCCCCAAAGTCAGGGTTAAATTTAGGGAAAGTCAATATGCACAATCAGCAAACTTCTAATGGGCATGCCTGAAGTGCTCTTGTGCAtttcattatatttttttttgggggggggagggttcatTTTAGCTCCAAGACATGCCCCTCACCCTATTCTGCAAAGGCAATGAGCTGCATGGGGATTTTGATTCATCAAATGTtagtttagtgcagtggttctcaaactggtgggtcatgacccacctgctGGAGAACCATTGCTCCTTTCACTTTcaggagcaggggcagggggaaggcagcgatgtgatccccagaattaCACTGCTGTGGGAGAAGAGGGGGCTTTTTAACatcttacctgctgctggggttcAGGGGGTGCACGGAGCCCCACTGAGCCCTCTGCAGGATTTCCtgtggcttgtagaaagtaaaaaagcttttttttttaacttgctacaagccatggggagccctacagaggttACCGTGGGACTCCCCGCATCCcccagaccccagcagcaggtaagttaattttaaaaaagccccctctccccccccccccagcagcataatcctgggaatcacattacTGCTTTCCACCACGCCCCTACAAAGACTTACCCTGATCCTTGAACTCCGAGGacgtttgagaaccagtggtttaGTGAAAAGTAAAAATGGAACACACACCCAATGGAAAATGCAACAGTACATTTGCATTATATTCAAGTGATCACTATTTGACTAATCCAGCCCCTGCCCTATGTAAGCAATTAGGAGTGAGCAGCTCGTCTGTTAAAATAAGTTTCAGTGCACCAGACAGGGGAAAGGAAGTTGATGGCAGAGGCCTCATGTGTGCATGATGTGTGCATGATGGAGGCATGCACACAGTAGAAGGGAGAAACTGGACTGGTCTGTTGCTGATGTGTTAGTTAGCACAAGGCTTTGGTTCCAAATGCttttgctgttttgttctcatgTAGAGTTCTGTGTAACTCGGAAACACATTTTCAAACACACTTCATATATGCAATTATCTGGCCTCAAAACAATtctgaggaaaaaaaggggggagagccTACAAGGGAATGTTCAGTTGGCCACTGAATGTCCAATGAATACTGATTGGCAAAGGTttgcaatgagagagagagatgctcacCTGCCACTTTGAGGGTTGTACTGCTATCGTGAACGTGTGTAAATATCCTATTTATCTTCTTCTGTACATGGCATGTATACGTGTGTTCATCATTATGGCTGATATTGAAGAGCTGCAGAGTAAAGTCCCCCTGCTTCAGTCTGTCACTCAGCCGAGTCCTGTTGCTGAATCGTGGGCACTTCTTTATTTGATTCTCATTAGGAAAATAGGCATCCACAAGGCATGACTGCTCTCCCTTTATTTGCCATTGTACTCTAAACTCATCTGTGACAAGCAGTTCTTTCTCATAGCAACATCTTAGTTCAACAGCACTTCCTATGATGCCCATGACTTCAGTTCCATTAACTAAAAGACAAAGAAGATCATTATAAAAACAACATTACAATGCTTCTCTGCAAGTCATCTAGTTTTTATGAAGGTACCATTTCCTTTCAGTCTCCCTGAATTTAAATGAGAAATAACCCAGAGAAGCATGGAAAGCTGGCTGCTACACCTTTCATCCAAAGTGCTCATTTACTACATGCAGTGAGGTGTTTGGggtttttctttgtctttttgcaTGGGGAAGTAttggatggtgtagtgcagtagttcccaaactgtgggacccactggtgggtccggACCTGACTTTTGTTGGgtcaccaaagagtgatggaaagatcagataactaattgcctcaagccctgaggctattcaatcAGATACTGGAGCTGCTTAATGACCCTGCAAAGAGCattgctcctgcagtttgtaagcatgtgtaaatataggcagataaatgtctgagggatttttttctggttataacATTTACaagtaaataatttctttctaaatctcctttttttaaagtctggtaaatctaggtgggtcccaatgtcCCAATCTAGGTTGTTTcaaaaagtgctaaaaagtttgggaaccactagtgtagtggtttaggagttggacttagacctggaagatccaggttcaaatccccactcagccttgAAGCTTTCTGAGTGGTCTTGGACCAGTTACTATTTCATAGTCTCAAtgacctcgcagggttgttgtgaggaccaaaagagggaaggaactatgtataccaccctgagctccttagaggaggaacgatataaaaatgtgacaaacaAAAGCAACTccccactggcattctgacagttTTGAATTCTGCTGCCTCAGCCTACCACCTCACTCTGTATCATGTGTAGATTGGTCATAGCTATGTGGGTACCATGTGGCTAACTTTTCATGAGGAGTTCAGGCCTGGGCATTGGCAAATCCTTGGAGGCAGCGGGTTCCAGAGAGTGGGGGCAACTAACCTTTCTGTAGGCCTTGTCTTCCATCAACACTGGGGTGATATGTTTGAAAAAGGACTGGTAACTGATCTTAAGATTGTGAGGATACATAGAGTTGTCTCTTGAAAGAGAATTCTACTGATCCCATttctctgttcccctcccccttctttctttgGTTAATGAGCAGTTGCTTACAGTTGATGGAAATAAAGCCAAAAACAGGGTTGTCTAGAAGGATGCAGGTGGTGCAAAAAAGAGTCACACAGACAGAGGAATTTGTGCAGAGGAACATATACAAGAAAAGTGGCCTTGGAGTCTGTGGCGACCTGATCCTGATCCTGCTTGTTTCCAGTCTGTTATATGGACTAGAAAGAATCAGGAGGACCTTGAATACCACAGTGCAGATTACAGGTCATCAAAATCAAGTCCAAAACATATACAAAAACTTCCGACAGATTAGCTGACTTCATGCAAGCCTATTGTCGTTTTGCAACAGCTTACTATGAACTTCATTTATCTCACTGGGGGAATTCCTGCTGATATTTACAACTCCTTACACGACAGTTAACAAGGCGAAGGTCTTTCAGTATCCTGCCCAACGGCCAAGGTACCCGTTATAATAATATGAGCAGTTTTTACCATTCAAGTCCACTTAAATTTATTCTTCCTGTACGAACATCCTGtattccaggggtgctcacacttttttggctcgagagctactttgaaacccagcaaggcccggagatctaccagagtttttattacaatgttcgcgccatcataacatataacatttatgtgtacaatatatgttggtgtaccttgagccccactga
This portion of the Tiliqua scincoides isolate rTilSci1 chromosome 3, rTilSci1.hap2, whole genome shotgun sequence genome encodes:
- the ICOSLG gene encoding ICOS ligand, with translation MQTRSLGFLALFLWVQGTVNGTEVMGIIGSAVELRCCYEKELLVTDEFRVQWQIKGEQSCLVDAYFPNENQIKKCPRFSNRTRLSDRLKQGDFTLQLFNISHNDEHTYTCHVQKKINRIFTHVHDSSTTLKVAANYSKPVLTGPVESGAEVTFTCNSSHGYPKPNVYWINQTDNSLLKAGSTELTPEPSGTFSVSSTLTIKGASSGGKVGCVIENERLHENLTNSVVGNNLPSSSPSAQPETQAAVPQAVAVSIVVLPLAILLGIWWWYKRRWSLQQKYTAPAEMTDFPRPWTAGEIPGDTEAVP